In Glandiceps talaboti chromosome 4, keGlaTala1.1, whole genome shotgun sequence, a single window of DNA contains:
- the LOC144433872 gene encoding uncharacterized protein LOC144433872 isoform X1 encodes MAERNSAASSSILSSNQVHELKLGSSFDKNAYSSFHTIRYDFKPASMDLTKEASLEVMKGNEISVTVPHIEGTNFTMFKGPQKKAQKECVLIIDNKTGEITLERLSTTIQLKKQRLQGSSKTTSSRPLTPVEHHSKQSKSSSSPPGGQLIKRKEMPPATLAQDIERDLSPVSQPTFQTSYSPAPPSVQTTTQHLPPPPVMTAPMKTQPSPVEDDLIMSSSDSSSSDDSSSDDGSSDQSSSDDEQDVASGFGRYTHVGGSNHDTYGIMQSSNHGQQNQQRHHHQQTHRMPSAGRPYMSQLREDLHLSESGSDSEED; translated from the exons ATGGCCGAGAGGAACTCCGCGGCGTCTAGCAGTATTCTCTCCAGCAATCAAGTTCATGAACTCAAATTAGGAAGCAGCTTCGATAAGAATGCCTACAGTTCCTTCCATACAATCAGAT ATGATTTCAAGCCAGCATCAATGGACCTGACAAAGGAGGCATCACTAGAAGTGATGAAGGGTAATGAAATAAGTGTGACTGTACCCCACATAGAAGGAACTAACTTTACAATGTTCAAAGGACCACAGAAAAAAGCACAGAAAGAGTGTGTACTGATTATTGATAATAAAACAGGAGAGATTACATTGGAGAGGTTATCTACTACAATTCAATTGAAAAAACAAAG ATTACAAGGCAGTTCAAAAACAACATCTTCAAGGCCACTTACACCTGTTGAACATCACAGCAAACAAAGTAAGAGCTCATCTTCACCACCAGGGGGCCAGCTGATCAAGAGGAAAGAAATGCCACCAGCAACACTAGCCCAAGACATTGAAAGGG ATTTATCGCCAGTGTCCCAACCAACCTTTCAGACATCATACTCACCAGCCCCACCCTCAGTCCAGACAACAACACAACATCTACCACCCCCTCCAGTCATGACAGCACCAATGAAAACACAGCCATCCCCAGTTGAGGATGATCTTATAATGAGTAGTAGTGACAGTAGTAGCAGTGATGACTCATCCAGTGACGATGGTAGCAGTGATCAAAGTTCAAGTGATGATGAACAAGATGTCGCCAGTGGCTTTGGTAGGTATACTCATG TGGGTGGGTCCAATCATGACACTTATGGTATCATGCAAAGCAGTAACCATGGACAACAGAATCAACAAAGACATCATCATCAACAGACACACAGAATGCCATCAGCTGGTAGGCCATACATGAGCCAACTCC GTGAAGATTTACATTTAAGTGAATCAGGCTCAGACAGTGAGGAAGATTGA
- the LOC144433549 gene encoding centriolar satellite-associated tubulin polyglutamylase complex regulator 1-like isoform X2, translating to MSTDRFSVSADEYLAKHHVLTYLEDAISQLLEHKEDNPKVIPSKFFHDYFTSIHHGNHTLFRQYDFIKSTPHNRASFIRVVWKCYRHIGKNGDLLSVKEYHSLLCLLCADFPFDLVQKTARIILMDDAMDCLMSFSDFIYAFQLQLYFEAFLEDCNKIYDKLTQAPRSPRETVVVPSSSTSPRQQKKQQPPPPSLVEPPPEGVDSQLFLEALIQLCELTKNSHPKVTNLREILLNTNRVSFYGFLMALAKNEGVNTGIGVLPGKAAIMDDTDQDHAP from the exons ATGTCTACAGATAGGTTCTCCGTCTCTGCTGATGAGTATTTAG cAAAACATCACGTGTTGACCTATCTGGAAGATGCCATTAGTCAGTTGCTAGAACATAAAGAAGACAATCCTAAAGTTATTCCTTCAAAATTCTTCCATGATTA TTTTACCAGTattcaccatggcaaccatacATTGTTTAGACAGTATGACTTCATTAAGAGTACTCCTCACAATAGAGCCTCGTTTATCAGGGTAGTATGGAAATGTTACAGACATATTGGTAAAAATGGAG ATTTACTGAGTGTGAAGGAATACCATTCCTTATTGTGTCTACTATGTGCAGACTTTCCATTTGATCTGGTACAGAAGACAGCACGTATTATTCTGATGGATGATGCAATGGACTGTCTCATGTCTTTCTCTGACTTCATCTATGCATTTCAGTTACAACTCTACTTTGAAG CTTTTCTTGAAGACTGTAACAAAATCTATGACAAGTTAACCCAGGCACCAAGGAGTCCTCGAGAGACTGTTGTTGTCCCTAGCAGCAGTACATCACCACGGCAACAGAAGAAACAACAGCCTCCACCTCCTTCTCTTGTAGAACCACCTCCAGAAGGTGTAGATTCTCAGTTGTTTCTTGAAGCATTGATACAACTCTGTGAGCTAACTAAGAACAG CCATCCCAAAGTTACAAATCTTCGAGAGATTTTGCTAAATACCAATAGAGTATCATTCTATGGTTTCCTAATGGCATTGGCTAAAAATGAAGGAGTGAATACAGGTATTGGTGTGCTACCTGGTAAGGCTGCTATTATGGATGACACTGACCAGGACCATGCACC GTAA
- the LOC144433549 gene encoding centriolar satellite-associated tubulin polyglutamylase complex regulator 1-like isoform X1 produces the protein MSTDRFSVSADEYLAKHHVLTYLEDAISQLLEHKEDNPKVIPSKFFHDYFTSIHHGNHTLFRQYDFIKSTPHNRASFIRVVWKCYRHIGKNGDLLSVKEYHSLLCLLCADFPFDLVQKTARIILMDDAMDCLMSFSDFIYAFQLQLYFEAFLEDCNKIYDKLTQAPRSPRETVVVPSSSTSPRQQKKQQPPPPSLVEPPPEGVDSQLFLEALIQLCELTKNSHPKVTNLREILLNTNRVSFYGFLMALAKNEGVNTGIGVLPGKAAIMDDTDQDHAPLTAPRSKSAKPALGGRTTRNNSKH, from the exons ATGTCTACAGATAGGTTCTCCGTCTCTGCTGATGAGTATTTAG cAAAACATCACGTGTTGACCTATCTGGAAGATGCCATTAGTCAGTTGCTAGAACATAAAGAAGACAATCCTAAAGTTATTCCTTCAAAATTCTTCCATGATTA TTTTACCAGTattcaccatggcaaccatacATTGTTTAGACAGTATGACTTCATTAAGAGTACTCCTCACAATAGAGCCTCGTTTATCAGGGTAGTATGGAAATGTTACAGACATATTGGTAAAAATGGAG ATTTACTGAGTGTGAAGGAATACCATTCCTTATTGTGTCTACTATGTGCAGACTTTCCATTTGATCTGGTACAGAAGACAGCACGTATTATTCTGATGGATGATGCAATGGACTGTCTCATGTCTTTCTCTGACTTCATCTATGCATTTCAGTTACAACTCTACTTTGAAG CTTTTCTTGAAGACTGTAACAAAATCTATGACAAGTTAACCCAGGCACCAAGGAGTCCTCGAGAGACTGTTGTTGTCCCTAGCAGCAGTACATCACCACGGCAACAGAAGAAACAACAGCCTCCACCTCCTTCTCTTGTAGAACCACCTCCAGAAGGTGTAGATTCTCAGTTGTTTCTTGAAGCATTGATACAACTCTGTGAGCTAACTAAGAACAG CCATCCCAAAGTTACAAATCTTCGAGAGATTTTGCTAAATACCAATAGAGTATCATTCTATGGTTTCCTAATGGCATTGGCTAAAAATGAAGGAGTGAATACAGGTATTGGTGTGCTACCTGGTAAGGCTGCTATTATGGATGACACTGACCAGGACCATGCACC ACTTACTGCACCTCGATCTAAAAGTGCAAAACCAGCGCTAGGAGGAAGAACTACCAGAAACAACTCTaaacattga
- the LOC144434390 gene encoding D-beta-hydroxybutyrate dehydrogenase, mitochondrial-like, translating into MSGTIRQTFVRLLAYLIFGLFVYIIYNSLFPLQPQGHGKFRLNLSHVPFTASLCLLAAFAVWIYMIPAKVLDVGRKAVFITGCDSGFGHSLAVHLDYLGFRVFAACLFKGGEGEQKLVKTCSDRLKTIQLDVTNQEQVDNALKEVERYLDGEDLWGLVNNAGMLFMADFELTPMSTIEKLMDVNCVGLMRITKAFLPLIRHSKGRIVNVASVSGRVTVGMHSVYAASKAGVELFSDGLRMEMEQWGVKVSIIEPAGFRTGLFTARQMESMADAVIRDVSPISRTDYGEEYLKSYRDRMLRIASSSSPYILKDLSYVVDAMTDALLSTAPKARYLVGKGSWIMMFVGMCLPVKTADYLLANIFAPKVMTPAGVEINKKKDKNA; encoded by the exons ATGTCAGGCACTATCCGACAGACATTTGTACGTCTCCTTGCGTACCTTATATTCGgactgtttgtatatattatctaTAATTCTTTGTTTCCCCTTCAACCACAAGGGCATGGGAAGTTCAGGCTTAATTTATCCCATGTGCCTTTCACGGCATCGTTGTGTTTACTTGCGGCATTCGCAGTATGGATTTACATGATTCCTGCCAAGGTTTTGGACGTTGGTAGGAAGGCTGTGTTCATCACAG GTTGCGATAGTGGTTTTGGACACAGCCTTGCAGTTCATCTTGACTATCTTGGTTTTAGAGTATTTGCAGCATGTCTATTTAAGGGAGGAGAGGGGGAAcaaaaacttgtcaaaacatgttcaGATCGCTTGAAGACAATCCAGTTAGATGTCACAAACCAAGAACAGGTTGACAATGCTTTAAAAGAAGTGGAACGGTATTTGGATGGAGAAG ATTTATGGGGCCTGGTGAACAATGCTGGTATGCTGTTCATGGCAGACTTCGAATTGACTCCAATGTCAACCATAGAGAAACTGATGGATGTCAACTGTGTTGGGCTAATGCGTATCACCAAAGCGTTCCTACCTTTAATACGACACAGTAAAGGCCGTATCGTTAATGTAGCAAGTGTTTCAG GCAGGGTTACAGTTGGCATGCATTCTGTATATGCAGCATCTAAAGCTGGGGTGGAACTGTTCTCTGATGGACTTCGTATGGAAATGGAACAATGGGGAGTGAAAGTCTCCATCATAGAGCCAGCAGGTTTTAGGACAG GTTTATTCACTGCAAGACAAATGGAATCAATGGCTGACGCTGTAATACGAGATGTTTCCCCAATATCGAGGACAGATTACGGCGAAGAATACTTAAAATCATACCGAGATCGAATGCTCCGCATCGCATCAAGCTCTTCTCCATACATCTTAAAAGATCTCTCGTACGTCGTGGATGCAATGACAGACGCTCTGCTCTCAACTGCTCCAAAAGCACGTTATCTTGTCGGTAAAGGCTCCTGGATTATGATGTTTGTAGGAATGTGCCTACCAGTCAAAACTGCAGACTACTTGCTAGCTAACATTTTCGCGCCAAAAGTGATGACTCCAGCTGGcgttgaaataaataaaaagaaagataaaaatgCATAA
- the LOC144433872 gene encoding ELL-associated factor 2-like isoform X3, translating into MAERNSAASSSILSSNQVHELKLGSSFDKNAYSSFHTIRYDFKPASMDLTKEASLEVMKGNEISVTVPHIEGTNFTMFKGPQKKAQKECVLIIDNKTGEITLERLSTTIQLKKQRLQGSSKTTSSRPLTPVEHHSKQSKSSSSPPGGQLIKRKEMPPATLAQDIERDLSPVSQPTFQTSYSPAPPSVQTTTQHLPPPPVMTAPMKTQPSPVEDDLIMSSSDSSSSDDSSSDDGSSDQSSSDDEQDVASVGGSNHDTYGIMQSSNHGQQNQQRHHHQQTHRMPSAGRPYMSQLREDLHLSESGSDSEED; encoded by the exons ATGGCCGAGAGGAACTCCGCGGCGTCTAGCAGTATTCTCTCCAGCAATCAAGTTCATGAACTCAAATTAGGAAGCAGCTTCGATAAGAATGCCTACAGTTCCTTCCATACAATCAGAT ATGATTTCAAGCCAGCATCAATGGACCTGACAAAGGAGGCATCACTAGAAGTGATGAAGGGTAATGAAATAAGTGTGACTGTACCCCACATAGAAGGAACTAACTTTACAATGTTCAAAGGACCACAGAAAAAAGCACAGAAAGAGTGTGTACTGATTATTGATAATAAAACAGGAGAGATTACATTGGAGAGGTTATCTACTACAATTCAATTGAAAAAACAAAG ATTACAAGGCAGTTCAAAAACAACATCTTCAAGGCCACTTACACCTGTTGAACATCACAGCAAACAAAGTAAGAGCTCATCTTCACCACCAGGGGGCCAGCTGATCAAGAGGAAAGAAATGCCACCAGCAACACTAGCCCAAGACATTGAAAGGG ATTTATCGCCAGTGTCCCAACCAACCTTTCAGACATCATACTCACCAGCCCCACCCTCAGTCCAGACAACAACACAACATCTACCACCCCCTCCAGTCATGACAGCACCAATGAAAACACAGCCATCCCCAGTTGAGGATGATCTTATAATGAGTAGTAGTGACAGTAGTAGCAGTGATGACTCATCCAGTGACGATGGTAGCAGTGATCAAAGTTCAAGTGATGATGAACAAGATGTCGCCAGTG TGGGTGGGTCCAATCATGACACTTATGGTATCATGCAAAGCAGTAACCATGGACAACAGAATCAACAAAGACATCATCATCAACAGACACACAGAATGCCATCAGCTGGTAGGCCATACATGAGCCAACTCC GTGAAGATTTACATTTAAGTGAATCAGGCTCAGACAGTGAGGAAGATTGA
- the LOC144433550 gene encoding tRNA N(3)-cytidine methyltransferase METTL6-like: MSDTGGSTEPTHTQAPYQSKGHHARTLTQEEQRKLEKDSNTVSEFKQNKLEKESKKNWDLFYKRNSTNFYKDRHWTTREFEELKTDNEKKILLEVGCGVGNALFPLLEESPSLFIYACDFSPRAVQFVKDNAYYDASRIQVFQCDLTMDPLCKTIPDCNVDIVTMLFVLSAIHPDKMSNVIKNIYTIVKPGGIVLFRDYGLYDHAMLRFAPGHKLADNFYVRQDGTRAYYFSEEKLCKLFTDAGFDVVINEYVLRETVNKKEGLCVPRVFIQGKFVKQTESTQHYKTLSTKTAIDGQTTTELS, encoded by the exons ATGTCAGATACAGGAGGCTCTACTGAACCAACTCACACCCAGGCACCTTACCAGTCCAAGGGACACCATGCCAGGACCCTTACACAGGAAGAACAGAGGAAATTAGAGAAAGACTCTAATACTGTCTctgaattcaaacaaaataaactagAGAAAGAATCaaagaaaaactgggatttatTTTATAAGAGAAATTCGACAAATTTCTATAAGGATAGACACTGGACAACAAGGGAATTTGAAGAATTGAAAACAGATAAT GAAAAGAAGATTCTGCTTGAAGTTGGATGTGGTGTTGGAAATGCTTTGTTTCCTTTATTGGAAGAAAGCCCCAGTCTCTTTATTTATGCATGTGACTTCTCTCCTAGAGCTGTGCAATTTGTAAAG GATAATGCATACTATGACGCATCCAGGATACAAGTATTCCAGTGTGACCTGACCATGGATCCATTGTGTAAGACTATTCCAGACTGCAATGTTGACATAGTAACAATGTTATTTGTATTATCAGCCATACACCCTGACAAAATGTCAAACGTcatcaaaaatatatacact ATTGTCAAACCAGGAGGCATTGTACTTTTCAGAGACTATGGTTTATATGACCACGCTATGCTTAGATTTGCACCTGGACATAAACTAGCTGATAACTTCTATGTCAGACAAGATGGAACAAGGGCATATTATTTCTCAGAAG AAAAGCTGTGCAAACTTTTCACAGATGCTGGTTTTGATGTTGTTATTAATGAGTATGTTCTGAGAGAGACTGTCAACAAGAAGGAAGGACTTTGTGTACCTAGAGTATTTATACAAGGGAAGTTTGTAAAACAAACTGAAAGTACACAACATTATAAAACATTATCAACAAAAACAGCCATTGATGGACAGACAACAACTGAATTAAGTTAA
- the LOC144433872 gene encoding ELL-associated factor 2-like isoform X2: protein MAERNSAASSSILSSNQVHELKLGSSFDKNAYSSFHTIRYDFKPASMDLTKEASLEVMKGNEISVTVPHIEGTNFTMFKGPQKKAQKECVLIIDNKTGEITLERLSTTIQLKKQRLQGSSKTTSSRPLTPVEHHSKQSKSSSSPPGGQLIKRKEMPPATLAQDIERDLSPVSQPTFQTSYSPAPPSVQTTTQHLPPPPVMTAPMKTQPSPVEDDLIMSSSDSSSSDDSSSDDGSSDQSSSDDEQDVASGFVGGSNHDTYGIMQSSNHGQQNQQRHHHQQTHRMPSAGRPYMSQLREDLHLSESGSDSEED, encoded by the exons ATGGCCGAGAGGAACTCCGCGGCGTCTAGCAGTATTCTCTCCAGCAATCAAGTTCATGAACTCAAATTAGGAAGCAGCTTCGATAAGAATGCCTACAGTTCCTTCCATACAATCAGAT ATGATTTCAAGCCAGCATCAATGGACCTGACAAAGGAGGCATCACTAGAAGTGATGAAGGGTAATGAAATAAGTGTGACTGTACCCCACATAGAAGGAACTAACTTTACAATGTTCAAAGGACCACAGAAAAAAGCACAGAAAGAGTGTGTACTGATTATTGATAATAAAACAGGAGAGATTACATTGGAGAGGTTATCTACTACAATTCAATTGAAAAAACAAAG ATTACAAGGCAGTTCAAAAACAACATCTTCAAGGCCACTTACACCTGTTGAACATCACAGCAAACAAAGTAAGAGCTCATCTTCACCACCAGGGGGCCAGCTGATCAAGAGGAAAGAAATGCCACCAGCAACACTAGCCCAAGACATTGAAAGGG ATTTATCGCCAGTGTCCCAACCAACCTTTCAGACATCATACTCACCAGCCCCACCCTCAGTCCAGACAACAACACAACATCTACCACCCCCTCCAGTCATGACAGCACCAATGAAAACACAGCCATCCCCAGTTGAGGATGATCTTATAATGAGTAGTAGTGACAGTAGTAGCAGTGATGACTCATCCAGTGACGATGGTAGCAGTGATCAAAGTTCAAGTGATGATGAACAAGATGTCGCCAGTGGCTTTG TGGGTGGGTCCAATCATGACACTTATGGTATCATGCAAAGCAGTAACCATGGACAACAGAATCAACAAAGACATCATCATCAACAGACACACAGAATGCCATCAGCTGGTAGGCCATACATGAGCCAACTCC GTGAAGATTTACATTTAAGTGAATCAGGCTCAGACAGTGAGGAAGATTGA